aaagtgatgaaaacatctaAAATCATACATATTCACAAAGCAGGaggtaatcagaatgagattttcactctgcagtgaagtgtgcggtgatatgaaagttcctgacagattaaaactgtgtgccggaccgagactccaacttgggacctttgcctttcgcggacaagtgctctaccaactgagctacccaagcacggctcacgacctgtcctcacagcttcaattctgccagtacctcacgaactttggaaggtaggaggacgaggtactggcagaattgatgctgtgaggacgggtcgtgagtcctggtttccttctctaatccgatgggactgatgccCTCACTGTTTGGTTCTCTCCCCAGACCAACGAACCAGGATATAAAACTCGAGGTCAAAATCATTGCACATGACAAGTTATCAAAATGTATTAGCAAAAATAATATACTCACTAACAGCATGGTTCAAGAAGCCTTAAATCAAAGAGAGGCTACTATACAGTCTGAAACTCAAAGCAAATACTaagtatattcctagattttttttaaaaaaagaagcttGTTTGATCACCCCATTCTCCTTGAGAAATTTTAAAACAACTTCATATGGTTTTATCAATGGAAGGGGTTCAGTCATTTCTAAGCAACTGAAAGACAAAGAACTATCAAGCAGCAAAACTAAATCTTTGACTGTTTATAAAATAGACACCAGTCACCTGTGGCATTCCACAAGGGTCTATACCAAACACCTTTAACTTTGTGGTGCACAATACAGTACTATTTGTCAATGAGACGACAgttattttaataaaatgaaaaattaaactgttaaGAAATAATCAACACTCCCCacaatcagtctttctttttcATAGTCTCCTTCGGCTTAGGGTTCTTTGCGACTTTTCTGTAGTCCTGTTTCCTAAACCTCCCAAATCCTTTTTCTTCATCCCtgttccttccctttcaacccttctgccgaGAGGTGGAGCCCCTGGCTCTgaaagcatgcacacatcctaaacTTTcatagtgagtagattttttatctatccagttacattatatttttaaaaatgattatttttgttaatatgTTAGCTGATGTAGTATCACTGTTCATTACGAAACACATATTTAGCACTGGTAACACCAAAAACTGTTCCAGCATCCACAGTCGCTGTACAAAATGCCCAGATAACTCATGTTATTCTTACAAACACTGACAGATGTAGAAATTGAGTGTTTCCCGTGGAGATAAAGATATGCGATAAAATACCAATACAAAATCTATGACAGATGTAAAAACTTAACACATAGAAGTGTGGATATAACCAAAGCACCACTCCTATTCGACAAGTGAAAAGGACGATAAGCAATATTTTGTTTTAATTCATGAATTAGAGTAAGCAATTGATGAGTACTGTGTAGAAGTACATGTACATGTCTTACTTCGTAATCAGTAACTTAGGACGTTCAGTAGTAAAAAAATACAATACTATCACGGGTATCACATGTATGATACAGAGTATGCCTATTGTGGTTTTTTTGTTGTAGCTGGTCCACAGGTATGTGGGGAATGATAGGTGACTGGGGAGGCAAGGAGTGGGAGATCTATTTCTGGACAGTGTGGGGAGGATAATTTCAGTCTGCAGGGGCCTCAGCTAGACCCTAcggatatttggagagggactgcctGTCACAGCAGAGATAATGATCATGGATGGCTAGGTTGTATTGAAGGGACTTCTCAGTGTGCAATGAGTGTCAGCTATCAAAATGAGAGCTATtgttgctggttggttggtttgatgtTAATGGAAGTACTAAATGAGCCATCTGTGAGGTGGAGGTCAAGACTGAGGAAGGTAGCTTCTTGGGCTGAGGACCAGATGACACTAATAGGGAATGAAAGATTGTGGATAGGGGCAAGATTTTGTTGCTTAGACAATCATTGCAGACACTACAACAGTGGGTAAGCTCTCAGGAATTGTATTCACTAAACTGTCAGATGATAATGTAAATTCAATGAAACACACAGTATAATAGATAATCACCTTCCTCCATCATGTATTTTAACTTTGATTAGTTATGGCATCTAGCAAGTGTGCTAAAGTACCTTTATATGAATGTTTATTCATTCTGTGAATATTAAAGTATTTAGTACTGAATTGCCAACTGTGGTTCAGCATATCAAATTACTCATTCACAAAGCAACTTAAAAAAATTTGACAGATCCAAAACATTGTACTAACTTGTTTCGGTGTATTAAGTCCACAACTGAATTTTTCTAATAAAGGCATGAATGTGCACACAACTTTGTTACATTATATCTGCAGATTAGTTTAGTGTTCTACTACTCACTGCTCATGGGATACAGTTTTAAGGAAATGATTTGAGTACGTCACTGAGGATACCAGGATGCATTCCCTGCAGCACTATGGAACCAAAATTTCTGTATGATTACTGCAAGATATAATAATATTATAATGATTACGATAACATTTGACCATCTCCAAGCTGAATGGTTAGCATCACTGCCTTCAGTGCAGTAGGTCCTGGGTTCGATACCCAGTGCCTCCTCGTTCCGAGGTAATGTGGCTTGGTACTGGGTCCATTAACCCACTGTGAGGCTAAATGAGGAGCAGCTTGATAAAAGCAGCATCAACATCAGGATTCATCTGCTGGCAATAATGGCTGGAGGAATTGACAGCATGCTGATCACGTCTCACCATCATACATCGCTCCTTGTATTGCCTTGTAGGCCAGCTAGAACAGGCCTGTGGTTGGTATGTTTATATTATGATAATACTTGCAGCAACAAAAGTATCCTATGACAAATGTCAGAATTAATCAGAATATGATGCATTTTTACAAAGAAAACAAAGTCTCAATCATATTTTTAAAGTTTACTTCAAATGTATGAAGGAACAAAATGTGTGTACATTAAGCAGAAAATACGAAACTTTCATAACATGAAGGTATGTAATAACAGTATTtcttttattcactttcactcctACATCACAGACAAGAAAATGTTACCAGATGCTTAACCACCACACCAGCACCTATGGCATACCTCAACAGAGGGCTTTATAATTTTTGTTCTGActgtgaaaaatttaaataaacaatgAGCACTGTGCAAATTATTACTACAGTTATTCCTCTGTTATGTGCCACAGGTGTTTCTCTACTTACAAATCAGTCTGCACTGTACTGGTAACATGATCAGCCACCATTTTTCCAATACCTACAAAAATTAAAATGCATATACACTCTTAATTTTAAGTCTGATATTTACAACTTTCTTCCATTAAAAATTTTTGACAGGTACAGTACTCCAACAGTGTCAACtgcaaaaacacacaaacacacacacacacacacacacacacacacacacacacacacacagagagagagagagagagagagagagagagagagagagagagagagagagggggggggggggttacaactAAGTTTACTGCAAAGTGAACTCTGATCTGcagtagaaagaaaagaaaattgtattaCACAATATCCTTAACAACAGGTAattagtaataatttaaaatatagTCAATAGAATTCAAACAACATTATATACATATGGCAGGAGcacagtttctttaaaaaaatgtaaatacattttgaattaaaattattgaaatgcaacaacaaaattacaaagttttgttttctttttcatatttatAAATTTTACTTCATCAGTGTAACATAAAGTACTGGTAATGCCCCTCCTACCTTAATTTACTAGGTACTGTCAACATACATGCCAACAATTCAAAATACTCTGATGTAATTAAATTTCTGGTAATCTAATGCTCATGACTCATTGTGTAACATATATGTTGGGGGGAGAAGGAGTCAGTTTACATAACTGTCAAAAATAATTACCATTCATATTAAAACCACAgcaattttcatgtaaacataaaaAACACTGCAGTCCACATTTGTATAAAATTGAGATTCCAATAAAATTTTAAGGCTAACATGAACAGTATACGAATAAAAAATCTTCTGAATAAATGGTAATGTCAAACATGAGATAAGATGGCAACTATCTTGTCTGTCTCAGACACACAGTTGCAAACTATTTGTAATTATGGTATTGTGATTTAAATAGTGTTTGCAACAAAGCACAAAATCAAagaggaaaaataaaatgaaaattataaaaaggacgttttataatataaaattccaCTGAGAATAAGGTTATTGGAGAATGATCTGAAGTTCAGAATGGATAGGAACTGGGACGGAAATGAAAATCCTGTACCTTAAGTACTTTGCTACTTAAATCACAGGAGGATCATAATaccataaaacagaaaactgtaagCTCAACAGTGGCACAGAAGGTTTTCTGAGCCACtattgccaatgaaacatttccagtgaTGTGTCGATAATGGTTAGTGTGTGACAGTGTCCTCCTTGAAGTCTTCATTGTGATGACAGCCTTATCACAAGGTCTAGGATAAGTTGGAAGGTGACAAAATGATTGAATGTTggcaaagtcaatgaatgtgaataAGAAATGATAGTTGTGATACCAGTTTGTCCTGTAGTGTTGCATAAAGCCTAAGTTCACTtcatatttaacacatttttcgttataaataacaaaaattgcaaGGCACATACAGAAAAGCTGTATTCTATAACACACACATCTCTGATGACTCAGTTGGTGGGTTGTTATGTGCATATCTCACATGCCAACTATGAAAAATGCCACAGAACAATTATTCAACAGTTATTCAAATTGGAATGTATGTCCAAAGTTCAATAAGACATATAAATTCTTGCTTCTAAGCTTGAAATATCACACTGCTATAGTACAAGTTTCTTGTGCATAAAATCGTTGGATGTAAGTATGTATGTAGCAGTTGCCGCATATCCACGCATTTCATAATGATTGTAAAggtcaaatttaatatatcttttTAATGTGCAGGTCCCTGTCACGGGAAAGATGACAAAGCGTGTTTTAAAACATCTTTTTCTTTACTGCTGTGTAACGTTCCATATATACATCATATCCTTCTAGTTCCATAAAGTTTTTCATATCAAACAGATTTCCTTCTACAGCAATCATTGATATATTGGACTCGGTCAGAATTGCTTTAGGTATACTATTTAATTGTAGGCAGTTCTCCTGGAGTCTCAAAGTTTTAAGACGTGGGCACTTTGCGATGGATTCTGACACTTCTGAAATCTGATTTTGATTCAGATTAAGTTCAAGCACTTGTAGGTCTTGCACTTCGTCTGGTATTCGCATGATTCTGTTCTTGGATAAATCAAGCATAACCAACTGTTTCAATTTGCAAAATACCACTGGGAAGTCCCTAATCCGATTTTCACTGAGATAAACTTCTTTTAAATGAGAAAGCTGCGCTATTGACGCCGGTATACGAGTTAGTTTGTTTGTACTCAAAGACAAACATTCAAGCTTCGAAAGGTCTCCAATTTCATCAGGTATAGACTTCAGCACATTCTGGTTAAAATTTAAACGCTTTAAAGCTTTAAAAGCGCTAATTTCGGATGGTATACTTGTAAACACATTTCCAGCCAGATCTAGTACTCGAAGGTGAGGCTCCAACTGCTTAAATCCTGCTGGAAAATCACCCAATCCATCAGAAATCTTCAATACACCAGTCTTTTTTGCAGTTTCGTAATGCTGTTTCAACCCAGAATTTCCCATATTGACGTGCTACAGCAAATACTAAAAAACTCGGAAAACTAAACACACTGAGGCTATTTTTGACACTTTGTAGGTGTTTAAAATTCACGATTTACATCACATATCTGTCGCCTCGTTACGCCTCCCTACGTCAGTTGCGCCTAGAAATACGTGCCTGTTATTTCATAATATCGACATTTGGCATCGCAAATCTATCGATATGTTGCTGCTGGGCCTGGCTTCattcatttgtttttttgtttttattttgtttttgcaagAAGTTGCCACTTCGTGGCGCCACATTTGTTAGGATGCAAAATGGCGGTGGACGGAGTAGTTAATTGTTGTAATGTGTTGACGTTTGAATAAATATGCGAAAAGGGATGATCTTGGAATGTATCAACAACACCGAAACATCTTAAGAATTCGGGAAGAGCAGCTGCAATGTCCGCTAcaccaaaatcagaaaaaaatatgtcaGGTATGTGTCATGTATATATGTCCGTAAATTTGATGTCGTatacgtcttttttttattttttgaaaatatacagaTCCACGAATTAGCTTTTTCAAATTCGCGTAATTATCTTCCGTGCGAGACGAGTATGTGTTCCCCGTAGCCCTTCTCAATGTCTGTGAGTACATTGCCAGAACGTCAAATTAGCTTTAGTGTTGCATTCACCGAAGTACGAGTGAAGTGGGGAAATGGACTTCgaaggggatacaacccgtcggctttggacaatgacgtcacaagtcgccagatagcagtttaccattttcgcgtttgctgttatgtttcagtttcgtttttttactgattgcttaataaagtggatctgtttattctatctcgtgagattttttttttaaaaaagccaaaaaacacttatcagccactgaagggagctacaacactaagaagaatcgcttctcgattggcgacttgcgacgtcaatgtccaaagccgacgggttgtatcccctgctacactagtccccttCGAAGAAAATGAGTTCTCACAATTCGACTACATGACCTGCTGCTAGTTGTATAACTTCTGGTTTCTCTGAAGTCATTGTGAAAGTAAGAACCTATTCTGTCAGATCTTTTgatgtttttttgttttatgcCTAGCCATTTGCTGAACCACATTTATACCCCATACGTATTACGTTAGTTATCCGTCTATAGCAAGTTGATGTATCTGTTAATTTGTTCGTCAGAAAATGTTCTCATTTATGCAGATATGCAGGGTGTCACAGGAGGGATGTTGACTATtctggaatatgacaggaacgaccattcgaagcaaacaAGTCTAATAAACATTTACTCtggaatgcataccttaagagatattagTACTTGTTCATCATACTACTGTGAAACACGCATCTTCTACTgaacatagctcttaaggtatgcattctagagcccttgtttactagactcatttttgttttgaatgattgttcctgtcatgtccctgaatattgaccattactcCTGGGACACACACTATTAAATGTCGTACAGGGGAAATAGCATTAATAATTTATGACAGTTCGTTACCGGAAATCTTAGCCCTAATATTTATTTAACCATCGAACTTTTGTAAATTATGCAGACAAGTCACTTTCTAAATCTACTCAATTTCTACAGTTTTCTGAATCAATATGGGCTTCGCAAAACATTCTGAAGGTAATAGTTCGTGTATTTCTTTTTCATGCATCAGTTTCTTAAAGCAGTATTCAACTGTTAAAGTTAATGTTGAAGGTGTTCCCATTTAACACCCATTATCACCAGTACCACAGCATTTTCCTCATTATATTTGAATAGATGGTGCCCTGTAATgatacagtattttcatttctacTTTCAGTGAATTATTTATAATGCCTAACTTGTTTTGTGTCTTGTGGATCAGTTTTCTAGAAAAGAACGGTTGTCCAACTTTCACGGGCTATTTCTCTGTATTCCACATCTCTAAAAATTTATGAataacatttatttctcatcctCAATAGGCTTATATGAATCAAATAGGAATATAGCGATTGGTTTTTGCACCAATTTCATTCTTACTGTGTAATTGTCAGTATAGTACTATATGAATTTGGATTGTATAGGAAAAGTGCATAGCAACATATAAACATGTTATTTTTATGCCCTGTCATATTAGTTCATGTCTGGAGTTTATGTAGGAGTACTGGGTTCCAAAGTCTGTTCTGACTGTTCAGATTTACGTATTCTCCGTTATCCTAAATAACTAAATGCAAGTAGTAGGGCTACTTCTCTCCAAGCCTCAGCTAATTTCCTTTATCATCCTTTTCATGTTTACCTGGGACCCTTGACCATTGGTCCCAACATCGTGTTAAACCAATTTTCCATCTTTTGTTCCTTAGTAATCATCATGTAGCTTAATTAAAAATGTGACATTCAATCATTTGAACCTAAGAATTTAAGAGTATTCAGCATATAGTTGTCTTTTGCAGAGCATCTGTTGCCTTTATCCAGTAAGCTGATGTGAATGCTATACACTGCCAATGTACATAGAGATCAGGTGTGATTAAAGCTCATGGTGATGCCCCATTTTATCTTGCTGTTGCAACTTAATGATCGTGATTGATAATTGCAACTGATAGGTTCAGTGTTTAAAGTTTCTTACCTCATCGTTTGTATGGTATGGTGTTCTCATGATTGATTGGCACAGTCATTGTACTAGTTCTTTTAATTTCTATTATGAAAACTAATGCAGTTTTGCTGTATGAGATCCCAAAGCTTTCGCTTTtccattattcatttaacttttaaatTGCTAAAATAGTTTAGTCTATGATCAGACAATTTTATGACTTTTATTATATTCCATTGGTATCACACTAAAATCTTGGGGGCGGTACATAAAGAATGGAAAGAGTAAAATAACCACTCTCTGTTTAATGGAGATGATGAGCTGTAGATGGGTGCATAAACAAGAACTGAAACATGAGAACTCATCTTCTTGACTTGTGCTGTTCTTGAGagcacatatgcacacacagctaCATTGCCATGATGCTAAGGTGTATCTGCAGTAAACCTGGCCACATTATATGGATATTGttggtgtgtgcgcgtgtgcgcatgCCCTCAAGAAGACTGGAAATTTGTAACCTGAGCTACTACCTCGTGGTTAATATTTATGTGCCTGAATATATCTCAACACCTCGATTATACAGTGCATGATAATGTTAACCCATTTGAAAATCAGTTGTTCAGTTAACTGAAGTTAGCAATGCAGTTTTTTTTCCTTCTAGACCATCTTTTTTTTACATAAGATCTGCCAGAATGGCTCTGTAATGCTGCTGTATAGGAAACAACATGAAGGCACTTATTGCACTACATAAGTGTGAGAAACATGTTTTACAGCCAGATGAATCTGTACTCTTCTTGTTGTGATTGTCAAATTTTGGTGTGATGTAGACTATGAGAGAGAGGCTTCTGTTCCTGAAAGATCTGCCCAGGCTGATTGTGGGTCTTCACATATGTGAAATGTTTTGATGTGGCATGCATTGTGTATGCTGATTATAGTACACAAGTCACTTGCTTTCACTGACTTCAGGCTGTTGGGCTAAAGTGCACTTATGTCATCCACAGCTCTTGCATTGTATGCTAATGTCGGCAATTCATTGACATTTTTCATAGCCAGCAAGACTCACTGAATGTAatgatttcttttggcagaaaatacAAATTGATTACATTTGTTTTTGATATGGAGAGCACCAGAATAACATTTACTGATCGGGTTATTAATAATTTTGATGTTAATTACTAATTTTTGTATTTCTTAGATGACTGGAAAGCAGCTTACTTATGTTGGCAAATTGACCTGCAGTAAAGCTTGAGGCCTTGGTTAGGTTGAATTGACAATTTAGTTGAAAATTGGTGAAGCCAATAAATGTGAATGGAACAAAACTAGGTGTGCTGACTGACTAACCTCTACCATAGCCCAAGACATAGGAGAGGGTGGAATGTGATAATTTGCCTTGTGAATTGATGAAGCCAACAAGTCTCAACATTAAAATATGATTGCCATAATTGGTTTGTGTGTAGAGTAGCCTGAGATATCCATTCGTCATTGCAATAACCtactggtatgatttttttttttctaattttgcaaaatattttggCAGAATGGGTGAATTCTAACATAATACAACAGTATACCAGCTAACTTCTTTTAtggaccatgttgttgttgttgttgttgttgttgttgtggttgtggtcttcagtcctgagactggtttgatgcagctctccatgctactctatcctgtgcaagcttcatcatctcccagtacctactgcagcctacatccttctgaatctgcttagtgtattcatctcttggtctccctctatgatttttaccctccacgctgccctccaatgctaaatttgtgatcccttgatgcctcaaaacatgtccttccaaccgatcccttcttctagtcaagttgtgccacaaacttctcttctccccaatcctattcaatacctcctcattagttacatgatctacccaccttatcttcagcattcttctgtagcaccacatttcgaaagcttctattctcttcttgtccaaactggttatcgtccatgtttcacttccatacttggctacactccatacaaatactttcagaaacgactttctgacacttaaatctatactcgatgttaacaaatttctcttcttcagaaacgatttccttgccattgccggtctacattttatatcctctctacttcggccatcatcagttattttactccctaaatagcaaaactcctttactgctttaagtgtttcatttcctaatctaatcccctcaacatcacccgatttaatttgactacattccattatcctcattttgcttttgttgatgttcatcttatatcctcctttcaagacactgtccattctgttcaactgcttttccaagtcctttgctgtctctgacagaattacaatgtcatcggcgaacctcaaagtttttacttcttctccatgaattttaatacctactccgaatttttcttttgtttcctttactgcttgctcaatatacagattgaataacatcggggagaggctacaaccctgtctcactcctttcccaaccactgcttctttttcatgcccctcgactcttataagtgccatctggtttctgtacaaattgtaaatagcctttggctccctgtattttactcctgccaccttcagaatttggaagggagtattccaatcaacatcgtcaaaagctttctctaagtctacaaatgctagaaatgtaggtttgcctttccttaatctttcttctaagataagtcgtagggtcagtattccctcatgtgttccaacatttctacggaatccaaattgatcttccccgaggttggcttctatcagtttttccatccatctgtaaagaatttgcgttagtattttgcagctgtgacttattaaactgatagttcggtaattttcacatctgtcaacacctgctttctttgggattggaattattatattcttcttgaagtctgagggtatttcgcctgtctcatacatcttgctcaccagatggtagagttttgtcaggactggctctcccaaggctgtcagtagttctaatggaatgttgtctactccgggggccttgtttcaactcaggtctttcagtgctctgtcaaactcttcacgcagtatcatatctcccatttcatcttcaactacatcctcttccatttccatcatattgtcctcaagtacatcgcccttgtatagaccctctatgtactccttccacccttctgctttcccttctttgcttagaactgagtttccatctgagctcttgatattcatgcaagtggttctcctttctccaaaggtctctttcattttcctgtaggcagtatctatcttacccctagtgagataagcctctacctccttacatttgtcctctagccatccctgcgtagccattttgcacttcctgtcgatctcatttttgagatgtttgtattcctttttgcctgcttcatttactgcatttttgtattttctcctttcatcaattacattcagtatctcttctgttacccaatggttcctaccagccctcatctttttacctatttgatcctctgctgccttcactatttcatccctcaaagctaccgattcttcttctactgtatttctttcctccattcctgtcaattgttcccttatgctctccccgaaactctgtacaatctctggttctttcagtttatccataggAAATTATAAATTAGCGTTCTAATTGACTGCCAACAACAGACTCATGATTCATCATATTCTATTTCTGTCATTCAGCATGTGAGTTATTACCAATTTCGGCATGTGACGTAATAGCCAAGGACATCATAAGTgcatttttaacattttacatGTTGAGTATTAGGAACTCCTTATGTATTTTTTAATCACTTTGTAGGCATCAGGTGCCTAAACTTTGTTTAGTgagatttttgaaaacattctgCTATGGTGACTATGAACGCCTAATAGAAATTCAAGTTAGTATGAAGTGTTCTTTAGGAATGTGTTCATATCAGTGTAGCCTTTTAGAAATATTAGTAAACTGAGCTTGTGCCTGCACTTTCTAAGCACTCACTGTTGATGAAATGGTGAGCTCTAAACTTACTTCTTTCTATAATTTTCATATCGTGCATTGGCATAATGTACTTTGCTCCATGTGGGATACACTTGAATTATTGAATTAGCTATATCTATCTAGTGGCACATAAAATCTCCTTTTGCACTAATGATAGTGGTGATAATTGTGGCATTGAGATACTGAAAGTGTTTGGGAACCATTCTGATCCATGACTCTGCAGCCACCACCCACAACTCATAAAGATCGGTTGAAGCTGGATCCAAGGTCCATCTCAATCATAGGATGGTCAAGTGTTCTGGGATGGGATTGGTATACAtgtgtggggagggggtgggggagtgtTTATAGGCAGCTGGTGTGGTGCAGGTGAATGACCGAACAGTGGCTTTCCCCTGTTGACCGAACAGTGGCTTTCCTCTGTCATTCATAAATAGCAGGCATGTAGGGCCCTGTTTCATGTATACATCCCCACACTAGAGTTCCTCCACCATCTATTTCACTCTGTTCGCCCATTGGTTGCATTTCTTGTGTGATTTTCCACATGCTAATACACAGCCATTTGGATATAACAACATGTTCTGTGACTAATCAGTCTAGGCAACCGTTTTTCATACTTAAAGTGTCCAGTGGCTGTTTTCATGCTCCAGTGCTAATCACTGTGCTCTGTGTCATATGGTGAGCAGAGTTACACGTAGGACA
This portion of the Schistocerca serialis cubense isolate TAMUIC-IGC-003099 chromosome 3, iqSchSeri2.2, whole genome shotgun sequence genome encodes:
- the LOC126471425 gene encoding leucine-rich repeat-containing protein 57, whose protein sequence is MGNSGLKQHYETAKKTGVLKISDGLGDFPAGFKQLEPHLRVLDLAGNVFTSIPSEISAFKALKRLNFNQNVLKSIPDEIGDLSKLECLSLSTNKLTRIPASIAQLSHLKEVYLSENRIRDFPVVFCKLKQLVMLDLSKNRIMRIPDEVQDLQVLELNLNQNQISEVSESIAKCPRLKTLRLQENCLQLNSIPKAILTESNISMIAVEGNLFDMKNFMELEGYDVYMERYTAVKKKMF